The nucleotide window TGTGTAGGAATAATGGGAGAAAGCGGTTCGGGAAAAAGTACTCTCGCCAAGCTTATTGTGGGATTGGAGCCTTTAGACGAGGGAGATATGATTCTCGACGGAATATCATATAAATCACTTTCCAAAAAAGAAATGAAGAAAATATACAGAAAAGTTCAAATGGTGTTTCAAAATGCTTTAGGTGCTGTAAATCCGAGATTTACAATAGAGGAAATATTGCTTGAGCCTTTGAGAATACATTATAAAAAAACGCTTTCATACGAAGAAATAAAAAAGCGTGCAACGGATTTGCTCGAAAAAGTAGGACTTCGTGCCGAATTTTTGTCACGTAAAGCTACTGAATTAAGCGGCGGTCAGCTGCAAAGAGTTTGCATTGCCAGAGCGTTGATACTGGAGCCTGAAATTATCGTGTTTGACGAGTCGGTCAGCGGACTTAATCCTGTTGTTCAGCAACAAATACTCGAATTACTTGCAGAGTTGAGAGAAACGATGAATTTGACGTATGTATTTATTTCTCATGATTTTGAAGCATGTTATTATTTGTGTGATAAAGTTGTCATAATGGAAAGCGGAGAAATAAAAGATGTTATTTCCGATTTGGATTCTCCGATTGTAATAAATAATGAACGCGTGAAAAAAATAGTGGGAAAATCTTTAAATCATATTGAATACATTGAGAAATAATTTAATCAAAAAACTCCCGTTAAAAATTTTAAAGAGAGTTATCAGTTATTACCCGTATTTTTCAGTCCTTTACGAATTTTGAAAATACGGGAATTTTATTTATATCTTACAAATTTGACTTTCCTGCTTATATATTTTCCGAATTCTTTTTTATAAACAGAATGATATTCGTCAAAAATAATATCCGAATTATAAGTCATAATCTCCATTTCTGTACCGAAAAAGTTTATAATAAAAGGCATTTCCTTCATTCCGTTTTTTAAATAGAAATTTTTTCTTTTTTTCCGTTCTTCTATGTTGGGAGCATCGGTGTCGGTATTTTCTATTTCGAGAAACAGTTTTTTGTCGGCATAACGCTCTTTTAAAAGTTGGAGAGCTTTTGAGCCTATCCCTCCTCCTCTTTGTGTACTCGAAACTGCAAAATATGCGAGTAAAACAAGATCGTTGTGTATAGCTGCGATAGCAAGTCCTGCAAACTCTCCTGTACTGTTTTTTATTGAAAGGATTTCCGTTGTTCCTCTCCATTGCTTTAACAGTATAAAAGGAAAAGGCTTTCTTTCATTTTTAGGAAAGGCTTTTAAGTAAAGTTTGTATATATTCATTAAATGTTTCGGTTTTTTTGTTTTTATCAGTTTCATGGAAAGTCCTTTCAAAATATTTTTTATTGCTTTATTTATTAAATTTATTTATAATAAATTATAACATTTTGAATTATTTAATTCAATTATAAAAATATCCGCAAAAAGAGGTGTAGAAATGAATTCAAAAGAAATAAACGATTTTATAAAGCAAAATACGGAAAAAATATACGATGAAATAGTGAAAATAAGAAGAAAAATACATATGAATCCCGAGTTGGGAGATGAAGAATTTGAAACA belongs to Pseudoleptotrichia goodfellowii and includes:
- a CDS encoding ABC transporter ATP-binding protein, producing the protein MTKLMINNVNKYYNKKLILSNINLSVSERECVGIMGESGSGKSTLAKLIVGLEPLDEGDMILDGISYKSLSKKEMKKIYRKVQMVFQNALGAVNPRFTIEEILLEPLRIHYKKTLSYEEIKKRATDLLEKVGLRAEFLSRKATELSGGQLQRVCIARALILEPEIIVFDESVSGLNPVVQQQILELLAELRETMNLTYVFISHDFEACYYLCDKVVIMESGEIKDVISDLDSPIVINNERVKKIVGKSLNHIEYIEK
- a CDS encoding GNAT family N-acetyltransferase is translated as MKLIKTKKPKHLMNIYKLYLKAFPKNERKPFPFILLKQWRGTTEILSIKNSTGEFAGLAIAAIHNDLVLLAYFAVSSTQRGGGIGSKALQLLKERYADKKLFLEIENTDTDAPNIEERKKRKNFYLKNGMKEMPFIINFFGTEMEIMTYNSDIIFDEYHSVYKKEFGKYISRKVKFVRYK